In Halorhabdus tiamatea SARL4B, a genomic segment contains:
- a CDS encoding dolichyl-phosphate hexose transferase codes for MSDDGESDHGTRTDAYTFADVSVVMGTYNEREAIGAVLEDIERVTDGQAEVVCVDSSSDGTAEVAREHGARVIEQEPQGYGVAVHEAIATPDRPVIVTTDCDDTYPMERLPDFLAAINDGYDVVSGDRLTGGAETMPRFNRLGNHAFAWLASALIGERVHDTTTGMRAYRHEVIDAIEWTENTGLSAELLLRPLVRGYRVTEIPIDYRERVGETTLDPLAGGAAIAKSIAKVSLQERWQSRSGSEPAGLDRTVDGQSR; via the coding sequence ATGAGCGACGACGGAGAGAGTGACCACGGAACCAGGACGGATGCGTACACGTTCGCGGACGTCAGCGTCGTGATGGGGACCTACAACGAGCGCGAAGCGATCGGGGCCGTCCTCGAAGACATCGAACGCGTGACCGACGGACAAGCCGAGGTGGTCTGCGTCGACAGTTCGAGCGACGGGACGGCAGAGGTGGCTCGCGAGCACGGGGCCAGAGTGATCGAACAGGAACCGCAGGGCTACGGCGTGGCCGTCCACGAGGCGATCGCGACGCCCGACCGGCCGGTGATCGTCACGACGGACTGTGACGACACCTACCCGATGGAGCGACTGCCGGACTTCCTGGCAGCCATCAACGATGGGTACGACGTGGTCAGCGGCGACCGGCTCACCGGCGGGGCCGAGACGATGCCCCGGTTCAATCGGCTGGGGAACCACGCCTTCGCGTGGCTGGCGAGTGCCCTGATCGGCGAGCGCGTCCACGACACGACCACGGGGATGCGGGCCTACCGCCACGAGGTCATCGACGCGATCGAGTGGACCGAGAACACCGGGCTCTCGGCCGAGTTGCTCCTTCGGCCGCTGGTTCGTGGGTATCGGGTCACGGAAATCCCCATCGACTATCGCGAGCGCGTCGGGGAGACGACGCTCGACCCACTCGCCGGTGGGGCCGCGATCGCGAAGTCCATCGCCAAAGTCTCTCTTCAGGAGCGCTGGCAAAGTCGATCCGGGAGTGAGCCAGCAGGGCTCGACCGAACAGTCGACGGGCAGTCTCGCTAG
- a CDS encoding RAD55 family ATPase → MRLASGVPGFDELVEGGLLPNRLYVVSGPPGSGKTTFSSMFITQGAKEGDTCLYVTMHETKSELSQDMAGFEFGFDRAMQSNTVQFLNLVTESGKRTISQFGSDGGLTNRLVAYIEANDIDRAVIDSTMLLQHFFTDVSEEITGFLSALKQTDATIVLISEMTDPSAYSDEHYLAHGVIFFHNFLDSGSMTRGVQVIKMRGTAIDCDIREIEFSEQGLRVFPDSKVQT, encoded by the coding sequence ATGCGTCTGGCCAGTGGCGTGCCGGGGTTCGACGAACTCGTCGAGGGTGGACTGCTGCCGAACCGGCTCTACGTGGTAAGTGGGCCGCCGGGCAGCGGGAAGACGACCTTCTCGTCGATGTTCATCACCCAGGGTGCCAAAGAGGGGGATACGTGTCTGTACGTGACGATGCACGAGACGAAGTCCGAATTGAGCCAGGACATGGCCGGCTTCGAGTTCGGGTTCGACCGGGCGATGCAGTCGAATACGGTTCAGTTTCTGAACCTCGTGACCGAGAGCGGCAAGCGGACGATCTCGCAGTTCGGGAGCGACGGCGGCCTGACGAATCGGCTCGTGGCCTACATCGAAGCCAACGACATCGACCGGGCGGTCATCGACTCGACGATGCTACTCCAGCACTTTTTCACCGACGTCTCCGAGGAGATCACGGGCTTTCTCTCGGCGCTGAAACAGACCGACGCGACGATCGTCCTGATCTCGGAGATGACCGATCCCAGCGCGTATTCCGACGAGCACTACCTCGCACACGGCGTCATCTTCTTCCACAATTTCCTGGACTCGGGCAGCATGACCCGCGGCGTGCAGGTCATCAAGATGCGCGGGACCGCTATCGACTGTGACATCCGTGAGATCGAGTTCTCCGAGCAGGGCTTGCGGGTGTTCCCCGATAGCAAGGTCCAGACATAA
- a CDS encoding DUF7577 domain-containing protein has product MAPVWGWIVAYVLGFLLFQLLIYWYLGEGKTSLERTTPETGERGPRQTVESRDTDHLTGGETVRCPHCGAENEFDPSYTYCRECTREYR; this is encoded by the coding sequence ATGGCTCCCGTCTGGGGCTGGATCGTCGCGTACGTCCTGGGATTTCTGCTCTTTCAGTTGCTCATCTACTGGTATCTCGGGGAGGGAAAGACGTCACTCGAGCGCACGACCCCGGAGACTGGCGAGCGCGGGCCGCGCCAGACAGTCGAATCGCGGGACACCGACCACCTGACGGGAGGCGAGACGGTCCGGTGTCCACACTGTGGGGCCGAAAACGAGTTCGATCCGAGCTACACCTACTGTCGGGAGTGTACCAGGGAGTACCGGTAG
- a CDS encoding response regulator: MSASVAPIVLVVDDEPDVADAYAAQLEGEYSVLTAYSGQEALETLDDTVDVVLLDRRMPGLSGDDVLERIRDRGLDCRVAMVTAVDPDFDIIEMPFDAYITKPVSREELFETIERLLTFQSYEKQFQELYRVSSKVATLRSNKSETELAHNDAYGRLLDRRDELRERLDETIGSFDDDDFATAFKDFDEEA; the protein is encoded by the coding sequence ATGTCAGCCAGTGTTGCTCCCATCGTTCTGGTGGTCGACGACGAGCCGGACGTCGCCGACGCCTACGCCGCCCAGCTGGAGGGTGAGTACAGCGTTCTGACGGCGTATAGCGGCCAGGAGGCCTTAGAGACGCTCGACGATACCGTCGACGTCGTCCTGCTCGACCGCCGGATGCCGGGACTCTCTGGTGACGACGTGCTCGAACGGATCCGCGATCGGGGCCTCGATTGCCGGGTGGCCATGGTCACGGCTGTCGATCCGGACTTCGACATCATCGAGATGCCCTTCGACGCCTACATCACCAAACCAGTCTCCCGCGAGGAACTGTTCGAGACCATCGAACGCCTGCTTACCTTCCAGTCCTACGAGAAGCAGTTCCAGGAACTCTACCGGGTGTCCTCGAAGGTTGCCACGCTCCGATCCAACAAGAGCGAAACCGAACTGGCACACAACGACGCCTACGGGCGGTTGCTCGATCGACGCGACGAACTTCGCGAGCGCCTCGACGAGACGATCGGCTCCTTCGACGACGACGACTTCGCGACGGCGTTCAAGGACTTCGACGAGGAAGCGTGA
- the heR gene encoding heliorhodopsin HeR yields MATNPSDWNLRRFNAAMAVLHFLQGALMVYLSSSREWTITAVYQEFDTTTETLSPVMESIGTIELAYLAAGFLFISAIAHALIATVLYDRYVAYLEQGMNPYRWYEYAVSASLMIVLIAMLAGVWNLGTLIALFGLVAVMNLCGLVMERHNALTEETDWSSFIVGSLAGVVPWITIAVTIVGTYSFGEGSPPDFVIAIYVSLFVLFNLFAINMLLQYRGVWKWKDYRFGEVGYIVLSLVAKSLLAWQVYFGALNSPV; encoded by the coding sequence ATGGCTACAAACCCCAGCGACTGGAACCTCCGACGGTTCAACGCCGCGATGGCCGTCCTGCACTTCCTGCAGGGCGCACTGATGGTGTACCTGAGTTCTTCGCGGGAGTGGACGATCACGGCGGTCTACCAGGAGTTCGATACGACGACCGAAACGCTCTCGCCGGTCATGGAGTCGATCGGGACGATCGAGTTGGCCTACCTGGCCGCCGGGTTCCTGTTCATCTCGGCGATCGCCCACGCGCTGATCGCGACCGTCCTCTACGATCGGTACGTCGCGTATCTCGAGCAGGGGATGAATCCCTATCGGTGGTACGAGTACGCCGTCAGCGCGTCGTTGATGATTGTCCTGATCGCGATGCTCGCCGGCGTCTGGAACCTGGGCACGTTGATCGCGCTGTTCGGCCTCGTCGCCGTGATGAACCTCTGTGGGCTGGTGATGGAACGCCACAACGCCCTCACCGAGGAGACCGACTGGAGTTCGTTCATCGTCGGTTCGCTCGCCGGCGTCGTCCCCTGGATCACGATCGCCGTCACGATCGTCGGCACCTACTCCTTCGGTGAGGGGAGCCCGCCGGACTTCGTGATCGCGATCTACGTCTCGCTGTTCGTGCTGTTCAACCTCTTCGCGATCAACATGCTGTTACAATACCGGGGCGTCTGGAAGTGGAAAGACTACCGCTTCGGCGAAGTCGGCTACATCGTCCTGAGCCTGGTCGCGAAGTCACTGCTCGCCTGGCAGGTCTACTTCGGCGCGCTCAACTCGCCAGTGTAG